From the Saccharobesus litoralis genome, one window contains:
- the rplJ gene encoding 50S ribosomal protein L10, with protein sequence MALGLAGKKEIVAQVNEAAKGALSAVVADSRGVESNDMTALRAQAREAGVSLQVVRNTLARRAVEGTDFECLTETFVGPTLIAFSNEHPGAAARIFKDFAKSNDKFEIKAAAFEGNLASVEVLATLPTYDEAIAKLMATMKEASAGKLVRTLAALRDQKEEQAA encoded by the coding sequence ATGGCATTAGGACTAGCAGGCAAGAAAGAAATTGTCGCACAGGTCAACGAAGCTGCCAAAGGTGCACTATCTGCAGTTGTAGCCGACTCTCGTGGTGTTGAATCAAATGATATGACAGCTCTACGTGCTCAAGCACGTGAAGCAGGCGTAAGCTTGCAAGTTGTTCGTAACACTTTGGCTCGCCGCGCGGTTGAAGGTACTGACTTCGAATGTTTAACTGAAACATTTGTTGGTCCTACCTTGATTGCATTTTCAAACGAGCACCCAGGTGCTGCTGCGCGTATCTTTAAAGATTTCGCCAAGTCTAACGACAAGTTTGAAATTAAAGCAGCTGCTTTTGAAGGCAACTTAGCAAGCGTAGAAGTATTAGCAACTTTACCAACTTACGACGAAGCTATCGCCAAGTTAATGGCGACTATGAAAGAAGCTTCTGCTGGCAAATTGGTACGTACTCTTGCTGCACTTCGCGACCAAAAAGAAGAACAAGCTGCTTAA
- the nusG gene encoding transcription termination/antitermination protein NusG: MSEAKLRWYVVQAFSGYEARVATTLKEHIKLHSMEDYFGEVLVPTEEVIEMRAGQKRKSERKFFPGYVLVQMVMNDDSWHLVKDTPRVLGFIGGTSDRPAPISDKEAQAILNRLEETADKPTHRHSFEPGEVVRVIDGPFADFNGVVEEVDYDKSRLKVSVLIFGRSTPVDLEFSQVEKG, from the coding sequence ATGTCTGAAGCAAAACTTAGATGGTATGTTGTTCAAGCGTTTTCGGGATACGAAGCGCGTGTAGCAACTACTTTAAAAGAACATATCAAGTTACACAGCATGGAAGATTACTTTGGTGAAGTTTTAGTACCCACTGAAGAAGTCATTGAGATGCGTGCTGGCCAAAAACGCAAAAGTGAACGCAAATTTTTCCCAGGATATGTTTTAGTACAAATGGTCATGAATGATGATTCATGGCATTTAGTTAAAGACACGCCTCGGGTACTAGGTTTTATTGGCGGAACATCGGATCGCCCAGCACCCATTTCTGATAAAGAAGCACAAGCTATCTTAAATCGTCTTGAAGAAACAGCTGATAAACCTACACATCGTCACTCGTTTGAGCCAGGCGAAGTGGTACGCGTTATCGATGGTCCATTTGCTGACTTTAACGGCGTTGTTGAAGAAGTCGATTACGATAAAAGCCGCTTAAAAGTATCAGTTCTTATCTTTGGTCGTTCAACACCAGTCGATTTAGAATTCTCGCAGGTTGAAAAAGGCTAA
- the secE gene encoding preprotein translocase subunit SecE, translating into MGVEAENQTNSLDGLKWTVSFAILAAIVAGNIYFAEQISILWRAVAIVVGVGAALFVAGQTAKGQDALVFAKDSRTEVRKVVWPTRQETLQTTVIVIIATLIMSLILWGLDGIMVRVVAFLTGLEL; encoded by the coding sequence ATGGGCGTTGAAGCTGAAAATCAAACAAATAGCCTTGATGGTCTAAAATGGACTGTAAGCTTTGCCATTTTAGCTGCGATTGTTGCGGGTAATATTTATTTTGCCGAACAAATTTCAATTTTATGGCGAGCAGTTGCTATAGTTGTGGGTGTAGGTGCAGCATTATTTGTAGCTGGCCAGACAGCAAAAGGCCAAGATGCATTGGTATTTGCAAAAGATTCGCGCACTGAAGTACGTAAAGTGGTTTGGCCTACTCGTCAAGAAACCTTACAAACAACTGTGATCGTTATTATAGCAACTTTGATAATGTCTCTTATCCTTTGGGGATTGGACGGTATCATGGTTCGTGTTGTTGCATTTTTAACTGGATTGGAATTATAA
- the birA gene encoding bifunctional biotin--[acetyl-CoA-carboxylase] ligase/biotin operon repressor BirA: protein MSEQTHLTAVEVALLSILSNNQFHSGDKLAEHFDVSRAAISKWIKQLNEKQIAIHSVKGKGYQLAQYIQLIDEHKLKQQLCELLTVDYQVVSDSTNDTVKQYFKNNQSNILAITEQQLAGRGRRGRQWVSPFAQNLYFTLGLELDLPISELSGLSLAVGLSLTETLNRLAIPAKLKWPNDIYIEGKKVAGILVELDGAFDSPCRVIIGVGININMQVGQHTQAIDQDWTSLSIFSGKIWSRTQLAQQLSEPLYQDIELFTQHGLKNKVELWQSYDHFYRRPIRLIMPNNEIAGVGRGIDESGALLLETANGIERFIGGEISVRGMVGQEK from the coding sequence ATGAGTGAACAAACTCATTTAACCGCGGTAGAAGTTGCACTGCTGTCGATCTTATCCAACAACCAATTTCATTCAGGCGATAAGCTCGCTGAGCATTTTGACGTGAGTCGTGCTGCTATATCTAAATGGATTAAACAACTCAATGAAAAGCAAATCGCTATACATTCGGTTAAAGGTAAAGGATACCAATTGGCGCAATACATCCAGTTAATTGATGAGCACAAGCTCAAACAGCAACTATGCGAGCTATTAACTGTGGATTATCAAGTGGTGAGTGATTCCACCAACGACACAGTTAAGCAGTATTTTAAAAACAATCAGTCTAATATTCTGGCAATTACAGAGCAGCAGTTGGCAGGCAGAGGGCGACGAGGTCGTCAATGGGTATCGCCTTTTGCTCAAAACCTATACTTTACTTTAGGTTTAGAACTCGACTTGCCTATTAGTGAATTATCCGGATTAAGTTTGGCAGTTGGTTTGAGTTTAACTGAAACCTTAAATCGCTTAGCTATTCCAGCCAAATTAAAGTGGCCGAATGACATATATATAGAAGGTAAAAAAGTTGCAGGCATCTTAGTTGAGCTTGATGGTGCTTTTGACAGCCCGTGTCGAGTAATAATCGGGGTTGGAATCAATATTAATATGCAAGTGGGACAACACACTCAAGCGATCGACCAAGATTGGACGAGTCTATCTATATTTAGCGGTAAAATTTGGTCTCGCACGCAGTTAGCACAACAATTAAGTGAACCTTTGTATCAAGATATTGAATTGTTCACTCAGCATGGGTTAAAAAATAAAGTTGAATTGTGGCAATCCTATGATCATTTTTACCGTCGCCCGATAAGATTAATTATGCCTAATAATGAAATTGCAGGAGTCGGCAGGGGTATAGATGAAAGTGGGGCTTTGTTATTAGAAACGGCTAACGGAATAGAGCGATTTATTGGTGGTGAGATTTCAGTTCGAGGCATGGTTGGGCAAGAAAAATGA
- the rplL gene encoding 50S ribosomal protein L7/L12 — MSITKDQIIEAVAEMSVMEVVELIEAMEEKFGVSAAAAVAAGPAAGGEAAAEQTEFDVILKAAGANKVATIKAVRGATGLGLKEAKALVDGAPAPIKEGVEKEEAEALKAALEEAGAEVEVK, encoded by the coding sequence ATGTCTATCACTAAAGACCAAATCATTGAAGCTGTTGCAGAAATGTCTGTAATGGAAGTTGTTGAACTTATCGAAGCTATGGAAGAAAAATTCGGCGTTAGCGCTGCTGCAGCTGTTGCTGCTGGTCCAGCTGCTGGTGGCGAAGCTGCTGCTGAGCAAACTGAGTTCGACGTAATCCTTAAAGCTGCTGGTGCTAACAAAGTTGCTACTATCAAAGCAGTACGTGGCGCAACAGGCTTAGGTCTTAAAGAAGCTAAAGCACTAGTTGATGGTGCTCCAGCACCAATCAAAGAAGGTGTTGAGAAAGAAGAAGCTGAAGCACTTAAAGCAGCTCTAGAAGAAGCTGGTGCAGAAGTTGAAGTTAAGTAA
- the rplK gene encoding 50S ribosomal protein L11, with protein MAKKVQALIKLQVAAGMANPSPPVGPALGQHGVNIMEFCKAFNAKTDSLEKGAPVPVVITVYADRSFTFETKTPPASFLLKKAAGIKSGSGKPHVDKVGKVTRAQLEEIAKVKEPDLTAADLDAAVNTIAGSARSMGIVVEG; from the coding sequence ATGGCTAAAAAAGTCCAAGCCCTTATCAAGTTGCAAGTAGCAGCTGGTATGGCTAACCCGAGTCCACCTGTTGGTCCAGCTCTTGGTCAACACGGTGTTAACATCATGGAATTCTGTAAAGCGTTTAACGCCAAAACAGACAGCCTAGAAAAAGGCGCGCCAGTTCCTGTTGTTATTACAGTTTACGCTGATCGTTCTTTCACTTTTGAAACTAAAACTCCACCTGCTTCATTCTTATTGAAGAAAGCGGCTGGTATCAAGAGCGGTTCTGGTAAACCACACGTAGATAAAGTTGGTAAAGTAACTCGCGCTCAATTAGAAGAGATCGCTAAAGTGAAAGAACCAGACTTAACTGCAGCTGATTTAGACGCAGCTGTTAACACTATCGCGGGTTCTGCTCGCTCTATGGGTATCGTGGTAGAGGGTTAA
- the rplA gene encoding 50S ribosomal protein L1, translated as MAKLSKKVRAIREKVEVTKEYDFNEAVELLKEFATAKFVESVDVAVNLGIDARKSDQNVRGATVLPNGTGREVRVAVFTQGANAEAAKEAGADLVGMDDLADQVKKGEMNFDVVVASPDAMRVVGQLGQILGPRGLMPNPKTGTVTPNVAEAVKQAKAGQVRYRNDKNGIIHTTIGKVDFEADKLKENLEALLVALKKAKPSQAKGVFLKKVSISTTMGAGVAIDHSALDTSVS; from the coding sequence ATGGCTAAATTAAGTAAAAAAGTTCGCGCTATTCGCGAAAAAGTTGAAGTAACTAAAGAATACGATTTCAATGAAGCGGTTGAGCTTCTTAAAGAATTTGCTACTGCAAAGTTCGTTGAAAGCGTAGATGTTGCGGTTAACTTAGGCATTGATGCACGTAAATCTGATCAAAACGTTCGTGGCGCTACTGTATTACCTAATGGTACTGGCCGTGAAGTACGCGTTGCTGTTTTCACTCAAGGTGCTAACGCAGAAGCTGCTAAAGAAGCAGGTGCTGATTTAGTCGGTATGGATGACTTAGCTGATCAAGTTAAGAAAGGCGAAATGAACTTTGACGTTGTTGTTGCTTCTCCTGATGCAATGCGCGTAGTTGGTCAATTAGGTCAAATCTTAGGTCCACGTGGTTTAATGCCTAACCCTAAGACTGGTACTGTTACTCCTAACGTTGCAGAAGCTGTTAAACAAGCTAAAGCAGGTCAGGTTCGTTACCGTAACGATAAAAACGGTATTATCCACACTACTATCGGTAAAGTGGATTTTGAAGCAGACAAACTGAAAGAAAACTTAGAAGCTTTATTGGTTGCGCTTAAGAAAGCTAAACCAAGCCAAGCTAAAGGTGTTTTCTTGAAGAAAGTAAGTATTTCAACCACTATGGGCGCTGGTGTAGCCATCGATCACAGTGCATTGGATACTTCTGTAAGCTAA
- a CDS encoding type III pantothenate kinase has product MTILLVDEGNTRIKYAELDTNSGFIKLLDSHLLSKANLNTQNYLAIYASSVKSGAELQKMLATQFSCPIYIIETPDSKYGLTIAYADKTRLGVDRWLAMLGAFCNTVDLAGKATGEVAQNTKYCAQLVADFGTAVTIDAIEQDGTHIGGWIIPGLNTAKSGLLGKTASIKIKTDVCHKAEFGDMTESCVNNGIYVSILSTIFYACKLLLKKAETIDIYLTGGDCELFYAELVTQLNEQNINIYQVDDLVFKGLAQYAELNAQ; this is encoded by the coding sequence ATGACCATTTTATTAGTTGATGAAGGTAATACTCGAATTAAATATGCCGAGCTAGACACAAATAGCGGTTTTATAAAATTGCTCGACAGCCACTTGCTCAGCAAAGCGAATTTAAACACTCAAAACTACCTAGCGATATATGCCTCTAGTGTTAAAAGTGGAGCTGAATTGCAAAAAATGTTAGCAACTCAGTTTAGCTGTCCGATTTATATTATCGAAACACCGGATTCAAAGTATGGATTAACTATAGCTTACGCTGATAAGACACGTTTAGGTGTTGATCGCTGGTTAGCTATGTTGGGAGCTTTTTGTAATACGGTCGATTTAGCTGGTAAAGCGACGGGTGAGGTCGCGCAAAACACCAAGTATTGTGCGCAGTTAGTTGCTGATTTTGGTACCGCTGTGACAATTGATGCGATTGAGCAAGATGGCACTCATATCGGCGGATGGATTATACCCGGTCTGAATACGGCAAAAAGTGGCTTGCTGGGCAAAACAGCGTCGATCAAAATAAAAACAGATGTCTGTCATAAAGCTGAGTTTGGCGATATGACAGAATCTTGTGTTAATAACGGCATATATGTCAGCATACTTTCAACGATTTTTTATGCTTGCAAATTATTGTTAAAAAAGGCGGAAACGATAGATATTTATCTAACCGGAGGAGATTGTGAGCTTTTTTATGCTGAATTAGTAACACAGCTGAACGAACAAAATATTAATATTTACCAAGTTGACGACCTTGTTTTTAAAGGATTAGCGCAATACGCTGAGTTAAACGCTCAGTAA
- the tuf gene encoding elongation factor Tu: MAKEKFERTKPHVNVGTIGHVDHGKTTLTAAITTVLAKVHGGEAKDFASIDNAPEERERGITISTSHVEYDTPTRHYAHVDCPGHADYVKNMITGAAQMDGAILVVSAADGPMPQTREHILLSRQVGVPYIIVFMNKCDMVDDEELLELVEMEVRELLSEYDFPGDDLPLIQGSALKALEGEKEWEDKIVELGEALDSYIPEPEREIDKPFLMPVEDVFSISGRGTVVTGRVESGIIKVGEEIEIVGIRETQTTTCTGVEMFRKLLDEGRAGENIGALLRGTKRDDVERGQVLCKPGSITPHTKFESEVYVLSKDEGGRHTPFFKGYRPQFYFRTTDVTGAVELPEGVEMVMPGDNIKMVVELIAPIAMDEGLRFAIREGGRTVGAGVVAKIIE; the protein is encoded by the coding sequence ATGGCTAAAGAAAAATTTGAACGTACGAAACCGCATGTTAACGTTGGCACAATCGGTCACGTTGACCACGGTAAAACTACATTAACAGCAGCAATCACAACTGTTCTTGCAAAAGTACACGGTGGTGAAGCTAAAGATTTCGCATCAATCGATAACGCTCCAGAAGAGCGTGAGCGTGGTATCACAATCTCAACTTCTCACGTTGAGTATGACACACCAACTCGTCACTATGCACACGTAGACTGTCCTGGTCACGCCGATTATGTTAAAAACATGATCACAGGTGCTGCACAGATGGACGGCGCTATCTTAGTAGTAAGTGCTGCAGATGGCCCTATGCCACAAACTCGTGAGCACATCCTATTATCACGTCAGGTAGGTGTACCTTACATCATCGTATTCATGAACAAATGTGACATGGTTGATGATGAAGAGTTATTAGAATTAGTAGAAATGGAAGTACGTGAATTACTTTCAGAGTATGACTTCCCAGGTGATGACTTACCACTAATCCAAGGTTCAGCGCTTAAAGCGTTAGAAGGCGAGAAAGAGTGGGAAGACAAAATTGTTGAGTTAGGTGAAGCACTTGATTCATACATCCCAGAGCCAGAGCGTGAAATCGACAAGCCATTCCTAATGCCAGTTGAAGACGTATTCTCAATCTCAGGTCGTGGTACAGTAGTAACAGGTCGTGTTGAGTCAGGTATCATCAAAGTTGGTGAAGAGATCGAAATCGTAGGTATCCGTGAAACGCAAACTACGACTTGTACTGGTGTTGAGATGTTCCGTAAACTTCTTGACGAAGGTCGTGCAGGTGAGAACATTGGTGCCTTATTACGTGGTACTAAGCGTGACGACGTAGAGCGTGGCCAAGTACTTTGTAAGCCTGGTTCAATCACACCACACACTAAGTTCGAGTCAGAAGTATACGTACTTTCTAAAGACGAAGGTGGCCGTCATACTCCATTCTTCAAAGGTTACCGTCCACAGTTCTACTTCCGTACAACTGACGTAACTGGTGCAGTAGAGTTACCAGAAGGCGTAGAAATGGTAATGCCTGGCGACAACATCAAAATGGTTGTTGAGCTAATTGCTCCAATCGCGATGGACGAAGGTTTACGTTTCGCTATCCGTGAAGGTGGCCGTACTGTTGGTGCTGGCGTTGTAGCTAAGATCATCGAATAA
- the rpoB gene encoding DNA-directed RNA polymerase subunit beta, which translates to MAYSYTEKKRIRKDFGKRPQVLDVPYLLSIQLDSFRKFIEPDPDGQYGFEAAFRSVFPIASYSGYAELQYVSYKLGEPVFDVKECQIRGVTYSAPLRVKLRLVIYDKEAPAGTVKDIKEQEVYMGEIPLMTDNGTFVINGTERVIVSQLHRSPGVFFDHDKGKTHSSGKVLYNARVIPYRGSWLDFEFDPKDGLYVRIDRRRKLPASIILRALDYSTEEILDMFFDTVSFELVNDNCMMELIPERLRGETASFDIIGGDGKVLVEKGRRITARNIRQLEKAGVDSIPVPVEYLVGRTLSHAYISEDTGEIIADANTELTLEVIAELAQAGHKKLDTLYVNDLDCGPYMSDTLRVDSTNDRIEALVEIYRMMRPGEPPTRDAAEALFENLFFNAERYDLSTVGRMKFNRRVGREELTGEGTLSNEDIIAVMQTLISIRDGKGEVDDIDHLGNRRIRSVGEMAENQFRVGLVRVERAVKERLSLGDLDNIAPQDLINAKPISAAVKEFFGSSQLSQFMDQNNPLSEVTHKRRISALGPGGLTRERAGFEVRDVHPTHYGRLCPIETPEGPNIGLINSLASYARTNDFGFIETPYRKVIDGVVTEEIEYLSAIEENKHVIAQANAPVDAELRLTSDLVPCRHQNEFTLMAAETVDYMDVAPQQIVSIAASLIPFLEHDDANRALMGSNMQRQAVPTLKADKPLVGTGVEKTVAVDSGVTVVAKRGGVVDYVDASRIVIKVNENETVAGEAGIDIYNLTKYTRSNQNTCINQKPTIAMGDPIVRGDVLADGPSTDLGELALGQNMRVAFMPWNGYNFEDSILISERVVQEDRLTTIHIQELSCIARDTKLGPEEITADIPNVGESALSKLDESGVVYIGAEVKGGDILVGKVTPKGESQLTPEEKLLRAIFGEKASDVKDSSLRVPNSVVGTVIDVQVFTRDGVEKDKRAKEIEQYQVEEAKKDLTTEFKILEDGVFARAKSLLIANGIDEAILDNLPRDRWLLQTLADEAKQAELEQIAEQYEELRADFDKKLEVKRRKITQGDDLAPGVLKIVKVYLAVKRRIQPGDKMAGRHGNKGVISTIVPVEDMPHDERGTPVDIVLNPLGVPSRMNVGQILETHLGMAARGMGEKIDEMIKEQREVAQLREYLTKVYSSGESRQEVDIESFTDHEVKRLAENLRKGVPIATPVFDGAIESEIKELLTLGGIPEDGQVQLFDGRTGNAFERKVTVGYMYMLKLNHLVDDKMHARSTGSYSLVTQQPLGGKAQFGGQRFGEMEVWALEAYGAAYTLQEMLTVKSDDVNGRTKMYKNIVDGNHTMEPGMPESFNVLLKEIRSLGINIELDED; encoded by the coding sequence ATGGCTTATTCTTATACCGAAAAGAAACGCATTCGTAAGGATTTTGGTAAGCGTCCCCAGGTTCTGGATGTACCTTACTTACTTTCCATCCAGCTGGATTCTTTCCGAAAATTTATTGAACCTGATCCAGATGGTCAGTATGGCTTCGAAGCCGCATTCCGTTCCGTATTCCCTATTGCCAGCTACTCTGGTTATGCCGAATTACAATATGTAAGCTACAAACTAGGCGAACCAGTATTTGACGTAAAAGAATGTCAAATTCGTGGCGTAACTTACTCGGCACCATTACGCGTTAAATTGCGTTTAGTTATTTATGATAAAGAAGCGCCTGCCGGCACTGTAAAAGATATCAAAGAACAAGAAGTTTACATGGGTGAAATCCCATTAATGACAGACAACGGTACGTTTGTTATTAATGGTACTGAGCGTGTAATCGTTTCTCAGTTACACCGTTCTCCTGGTGTATTCTTTGACCATGATAAAGGTAAAACGCATTCATCGGGTAAGGTTCTTTATAATGCTCGTGTTATTCCTTACCGTGGTTCATGGTTAGATTTCGAATTTGATCCTAAAGATGGATTATATGTACGTATTGACCGTCGTCGTAAATTACCAGCGTCGATCATTTTACGTGCGTTAGATTATAGTACTGAAGAAATTTTAGATATGTTCTTCGATACAGTGTCGTTTGAATTAGTTAACGATAACTGCATGATGGAACTTATCCCTGAACGTTTACGTGGCGAAACTGCATCGTTTGACATCATCGGTGGTGACGGCAAAGTCTTAGTCGAAAAAGGCCGTCGTATTACAGCACGTAATATTCGCCAGCTTGAAAAAGCAGGCGTAGATAGTATCCCTGTTCCAGTAGAGTACCTAGTTGGTCGTACTTTATCTCATGCTTACATCAGTGAAGATACTGGTGAAATCATAGCAGATGCGAATACTGAATTAACGCTAGAAGTTATTGCTGAATTAGCGCAGGCAGGTCATAAGAAATTAGATACGCTGTACGTTAATGACTTGGATTGTGGTCCTTACATGTCAGACACTTTACGTGTTGACTCTACCAATGACCGCATTGAAGCATTAGTTGAAATTTATCGCATGATGCGTCCTGGTGAACCGCCAACGCGTGATGCTGCAGAAGCTTTATTCGAAAACTTATTCTTTAACGCAGAACGCTATGACTTATCGACTGTTGGTCGTATGAAGTTTAACCGTCGCGTGGGTCGTGAAGAACTAACGGGTGAAGGTACATTATCAAACGAAGATATCATTGCTGTCATGCAGACTTTGATTAGCATTCGTGATGGTAAAGGTGAAGTGGACGATATTGACCACTTAGGTAACCGTCGTATACGTTCAGTTGGTGAAATGGCTGAAAACCAATTCCGTGTTGGTTTAGTCCGTGTTGAACGTGCTGTTAAAGAACGTTTATCTTTAGGTGACTTAGATAATATTGCACCACAAGATTTAATTAATGCTAAGCCTATCTCTGCTGCGGTTAAAGAATTCTTTGGTTCATCACAGTTATCACAGTTCATGGACCAAAATAACCCATTGTCAGAAGTTACGCACAAACGTCGTATTTCGGCATTAGGCCCAGGTGGTTTAACACGTGAGCGTGCTGGTTTTGAAGTTCGTGACGTACACCCAACTCACTATGGTCGTTTATGTCCAATCGAAACGCCTGAAGGTCCAAACATCGGTTTGATTAACTCATTAGCTAGCTATGCGCGTACTAATGATTTTGGTTTTATCGAAACACCATATCGTAAAGTTATTGATGGTGTCGTTACTGAAGAAATCGAATACCTTTCAGCGATTGAAGAAAATAAACACGTTATTGCTCAGGCCAATGCGCCTGTAGACGCTGAGCTTCGCTTAACTAGCGACTTGGTTCCGTGTCGTCATCAAAATGAATTTACTTTGATGGCTGCTGAAACAGTTGATTATATGGATGTTGCTCCGCAACAGATCGTATCGATTGCAGCTAGCTTAATCCCGTTCCTAGAGCACGATGATGCTAACCGTGCATTAATGGGATCGAACATGCAACGTCAGGCAGTACCAACATTAAAAGCGGATAAGCCTTTAGTCGGTACTGGTGTAGAGAAAACCGTAGCGGTTGACTCTGGTGTAACTGTTGTTGCTAAGCGTGGTGGTGTTGTTGATTACGTAGATGCAAGTCGTATCGTAATTAAGGTTAATGAAAACGAAACCGTTGCTGGTGAAGCCGGTATCGATATTTATAACCTAACTAAATACACACGCTCTAACCAAAATACCTGTATTAATCAGAAACCAACGATTGCAATGGGTGACCCTATTGTGCGTGGTGACGTGTTAGCTGATGGTCCTTCGACTGACTTAGGTGAATTAGCCTTAGGTCAAAACATGCGTGTAGCCTTCATGCCTTGGAATGGTTACAACTTTGAGGATTCAATCCTTATTTCTGAGCGTGTTGTGCAAGAAGATCGTTTAACAACTATCCATATTCAAGAGTTAAGCTGTATTGCGCGTGACACCAAGTTAGGTCCTGAAGAGATCACGGCTGACATTCCAAATGTCGGTGAATCTGCATTAAGCAAACTTGATGAATCTGGTGTTGTTTATATCGGTGCCGAAGTTAAAGGTGGCGATATCTTAGTTGGTAAGGTGACACCTAAAGGTGAATCTCAGCTTACGCCAGAAGAAAAGTTACTACGTGCTATCTTTGGTGAAAAAGCATCTGATGTTAAAGACAGTTCACTACGTGTACCAAACTCAGTAGTCGGTACAGTTATTGATGTTCAAGTATTTACACGTGACGGCGTTGAAAAAGACAAGCGTGCTAAAGAGATTGAACAATATCAAGTAGAAGAAGCGAAGAAAGATTTAACCACAGAATTCAAGATCTTAGAAGACGGTGTATTTGCTCGTGCTAAATCATTACTTATTGCAAATGGTATTGATGAAGCTATCTTGGATAACTTACCGCGCGATCGTTGGTTACTTCAAACCTTAGCTGATGAAGCTAAGCAAGCTGAATTAGAACAAATTGCTGAACAATACGAAGAGTTACGCGCAGACTTCGACAAAAAGTTAGAAGTTAAACGTCGTAAGATCACTCAAGGTGATGATTTAGCGCCAGGCGTATTGAAGATAGTTAAAGTTTACTTAGCGGTTAAGCGTCGCATCCAACCGGGTGATAAGATGGCGGGTCGTCACGGTAACAAGGGTGTAATCTCAACTATTGTGCCTGTAGAAGATATGCCACATGACGAAAGAGGTACGCCAGTTGATATCGTACTTAACCCGTTAGGTGTACCATCACGGATGAACGTTGGTCAGATTTTAGAAACTCACTTAGGTATGGCCGCGCGCGGTATGGGTGAGAAAATCGACGAAATGATCAAAGAACAACGTGAAGTCGCACAGTTACGTGAGTACTTAACTAAAGTTTATAGCTCAGGTGAAAGTCGCCAAGAAGTGGATATTGAAAGCTTCACCGATCATGAAGTTAAGCGCTTAGCTGAAAACTTGCGTAAAGGTGTTCCTATTGCGACTCCTGTTTTTGATGGCGCAATTGAAAGCGAAATCAAAGAGCTTCTAACTCTAGGTGGCATCCCTGAAGATGGTCA